From the genome of Streptomyces sp. NBC_01116, one region includes:
- a CDS encoding PHP domain-containing protein, whose product MRIDLHTHSTASDGTDTPAELVANAAAAGLDVVALTDHDTVGGHKQAIDALPEGLTLVTGAELSCRVDGVSMHMLAYLFDPADAELERARELVRDDRVPRAREMVRKLRALDIPITWEQVARIAGDGSVGRPHVAAALVELGVVPTVSDAFTPDWLGDGGRAHAEKHEFDPFEAVRLVKAAGGVTVFAHPAAVKRGAVVPESTIAALAEAGLDGVEVDHLDHDEPTRARLRGLARELGLLTTGSSDYHGSRKPVELGACTTDPEIYGEITRRATGAFPVPGAGGAGPRQGL is encoded by the coding sequence GTGCGCATCGACCTGCACACCCACTCCACCGCTTCGGACGGCACGGACACCCCCGCCGAGCTGGTCGCGAACGCCGCCGCCGCGGGGCTGGACGTCGTCGCCCTCACCGACCACGACACCGTGGGCGGCCACAAGCAGGCCATCGACGCGCTGCCCGAAGGGCTCACCCTCGTCACCGGCGCCGAACTCTCCTGCCGCGTCGACGGCGTGAGCATGCACATGCTGGCCTACCTCTTCGACCCCGCCGACGCCGAGCTGGAGCGCGCCCGGGAACTCGTCCGCGACGACCGGGTGCCGCGCGCCCGGGAGATGGTCCGCAAGCTGCGCGCCCTCGACATCCCCATCACCTGGGAGCAGGTCGCCCGGATCGCCGGGGACGGTTCGGTCGGCCGCCCGCACGTCGCCGCCGCCCTCGTCGAACTCGGCGTCGTGCCCACCGTCTCCGACGCCTTCACGCCCGACTGGCTGGGCGACGGCGGCCGGGCGCACGCCGAGAAGCACGAGTTCGACCCCTTCGAGGCGGTCCGCCTGGTGAAGGCGGCGGGCGGGGTCACCGTCTTCGCCCACCCGGCCGCCGTGAAACGCGGCGCGGTGGTCCCCGAGTCCACCATCGCCGCGCTCGCCGAGGCCGGCCTCGACGGCGTCGAGGTCGACCACCTGGACCACGACGAGCCCACCCGCGCCCGACTGCGCGGCCTCGCCCGCGAACTGGGGCTGCTCACGACCGGCTCCAGCGACTACCACGGCAGCCGGAAGCCCGTCGAGCTCGGCGCGTGCACCACCGACCCCGAGATCTACGGCGAGATCACCCGGCGCGCCACGGGAGCCTTCCCGGTGCCGGGCGCCGGCGGAGCCGGTCCCCGACAGGGCCTCTGA
- a CDS encoding alpha/beta fold hydrolase codes for MSRPPTFVPPPCAHARVLATERGDFAVLDAVPRTPARATALLLPGYTGSKEDFIALLEPLCAAGYRVVAVDGRGQYESKGTDRQETYSQGELARDVLAQAAALGGGDGGLHLLGHSLGGQIARAAVLLDTTPFRSLTLMSSGPAEVVAAQRDKVKMLGDALAVLSMDEVWEAMRALDPPQDADTGDGADMRHRWLAHHPAQLIATGAQLASEPDRVDELAAVGLPVHVLSGERDDVWPVELFDSMARRLDARRTTIAGAEHSPNTARPQETARALAAFWDGLPAG; via the coding sequence ATGAGCCGCCCGCCCACCTTCGTCCCGCCGCCCTGTGCCCACGCCCGTGTCCTGGCGACCGAGCGCGGCGACTTCGCCGTCCTGGACGCCGTACCGCGTACCCCGGCACGGGCCACCGCCCTGCTGCTGCCCGGATACACCGGCAGCAAGGAGGACTTCATCGCGCTGCTGGAACCGCTGTGCGCGGCGGGCTACCGGGTGGTCGCCGTGGACGGCCGGGGTCAGTACGAATCGAAGGGGACGGACCGTCAGGAAACCTACTCCCAGGGCGAGTTGGCGCGTGATGTGCTGGCCCAGGCGGCGGCCCTGGGCGGCGGGGACGGCGGGCTGCACCTGCTCGGGCACTCGCTCGGCGGTCAGATCGCCCGCGCCGCCGTGCTGCTGGACACCACCCCGTTCCGCTCGCTGACGCTGATGTCCTCGGGTCCGGCGGAGGTCGTCGCGGCCCAGCGGGACAAGGTGAAGATGCTGGGCGACGCGCTGGCCGTGCTGTCCATGGACGAGGTGTGGGAGGCGATGCGGGCGCTCGATCCGCCGCAGGACGCGGACACCGGCGACGGTGCGGACATGCGCCACCGCTGGCTCGCCCACCACCCGGCCCAGTTGATCGCCACCGGGGCCCAACTGGCGTCCGAACCGGACCGGGTGGACGAGCTGGCCGCCGTCGGGCTGCCCGTCCACGTCCTGTCCGGGGAGCGCGACGACGTCTGGCCGGTGGAGCTGTTCGACTCCATGGCGCGGCGCCTCGACGCCCGCCGCACCACGATCGCCGGCGCGGAGCACTCCCCCAACACCGCCCGCCCGCAGGAGACCGCGCGGGCACTGGCCGCCTTCTGGGACGGCCTGCCGGCGGGCTGA
- a CDS encoding DUF6758 family protein → MRGEPSCPKCGGRVRAPGLFADAWQCSAHGQVHPMQPVIPPSVEGLGVVVHRAQVPVWMPWPLPVGWLFTGVASAGDDRSGGRASALACSGPGPLGGMGELLLVAEELGVGLGARYAGIDGPDPGPHLDVDSAPDAKVHAAGRPTPLWHVRNAPPDRAVFAGEARGLWLWAILWPEQSGLLMYDELVLTDLRDAGGEVDLVPCGALTPRLLAAPEAPPRQATGER, encoded by the coding sequence ATGAGGGGCGAACCCAGTTGCCCGAAGTGCGGTGGCCGGGTCAGGGCGCCCGGTCTCTTCGCCGATGCCTGGCAGTGCTCCGCGCACGGCCAGGTCCATCCGATGCAGCCGGTCATCCCGCCGAGCGTCGAAGGTCTCGGCGTCGTGGTGCACCGCGCCCAGGTCCCCGTCTGGATGCCCTGGCCGCTCCCCGTGGGCTGGCTGTTCACCGGGGTCGCCAGCGCGGGCGACGACCGCAGCGGCGGCCGCGCGAGCGCCCTGGCCTGCTCCGGGCCCGGACCGCTGGGCGGGATGGGCGAGCTGCTGCTGGTCGCCGAGGAACTGGGCGTCGGGCTCGGCGCGCGGTACGCGGGAATCGACGGCCCTGACCCCGGTCCCCACCTGGACGTCGACTCCGCACCCGACGCCAAGGTCCACGCCGCCGGCCGCCCCACCCCCCTCTGGCACGTCCGTAACGCTCCGCCCGACCGCGCCGTCTTCGCGGGCGAGGCGCGCGGGCTGTGGCTCTGGGCGATCCTGTGGCCCGAGCAGTCGGGGCTGCTGATGTACGACGAGCTGGTGCTGACCGACCTGCGGGACGCCGGAGGAGAGGTGGACCTCGTCCCCTGCGGTGCGCTCACCCCCCGCCTGCTCGCCGCACCCGAGGCGCCGCCACGGCAGGCGACGGGCGAGCGGTAG
- a CDS encoding ferritin-like fold-containing protein, with protein METPDHATETPAEAAAATGIAAQDWATAAADPQYRAAVVDLLGALAYGELAAFERLAEDAKLAPTLGDKAELAKMATAEFHHFEQLSRRLTAVDEDPTAAMEPFAKALDDFHRQTAPSDWLEGLVKAYVGDSIASDFYREVAARLDTDTRSLVLSVLDDTGHGNFAVEKVRAAIEADPRLGGRLALWARRLMGEALSQAQRVVADRDALSTMLVGGVADGFDLAEVGRMFSRITEAHTKRMAALGLAA; from the coding sequence ATGGAGACGCCTGACCACGCCACTGAGACCCCCGCCGAAGCTGCCGCAGCCACCGGGATCGCCGCCCAGGACTGGGCCACCGCGGCAGCCGACCCGCAGTACCGCGCCGCGGTCGTGGACCTGCTCGGCGCCCTCGCCTACGGAGAGCTGGCGGCCTTCGAGCGGCTGGCCGAGGACGCGAAGCTCGCGCCGACCCTCGGCGACAAGGCGGAGCTGGCGAAGATGGCCACCGCCGAGTTCCACCACTTCGAGCAGTTGAGCCGGCGGCTCACCGCCGTGGACGAGGACCCCACCGCCGCGATGGAGCCGTTCGCCAAGGCGCTCGACGACTTCCACCGCCAGACGGCGCCGTCCGACTGGCTGGAGGGCCTGGTCAAGGCGTACGTCGGCGACTCGATCGCGAGCGACTTCTACCGCGAGGTCGCGGCCCGGCTGGACACCGACACCCGGTCCCTGGTCCTGTCCGTGCTCGACGACACGGGCCACGGGAACTTCGCCGTGGAGAAGGTGCGCGCCGCGATCGAGGCGGACCCGCGCCTCGGCGGACGGCTCGCGCTGTGGGCGCGCCGGCTGATGGGCGAGGCGCTGTCGCAGGCCCAGCGGGTGGTCGCCGACCGCGACGCCCTCTCGACGATGCTGGTGGGCGGCGTCGCGGACGGCTTCGACCTGGCCGAGGTGGGCCGGATGTTCTCCCGGATCACCGAGGCCCACACCAAGCGGATGGCCGCGCTGGGACTGGCCGCGTAA
- a CDS encoding MFS transporter has product MQGEDPFDEGATGGGILRQPKAVWATAGASVVAFMGIGLVDPILPSIAQGLDASASQVSLLFTSYFLITAFAMLVTGFVSSRIGGRRTLLAGLALVIVFAALSGTSSSVAELVGFRAGWGLGNALFVSTALAVIVGAAAGGSAAAILLYESALGLGMACGPLLGALLGDASWRYPFFGTAVLMAIGFLCIAAFLKEQPKPARRTSLLDPVKALGHGGLASVAASAFFYNYAFFTILAFTPFVLDMTPYRSGAVFFAWGLLLAVFSVLVAPRLQRRFGSLKVLGASLVLLAADLLVLGYGSHGTAVVATIVSGAFIGMNNTVFTELALGVSDAPRPVASAGYNFVRWFAAAAAPFLAPKIEEWTDVHIPFVVAALAALVGAAVVGVRRTALTHEAEELEPVHAREDGVAVFAD; this is encoded by the coding sequence ATGCAGGGAGAGGATCCGTTCGACGAAGGAGCGACGGGAGGCGGCATCCTGCGCCAGCCGAAGGCCGTCTGGGCCACGGCGGGCGCCTCGGTGGTGGCCTTCATGGGCATCGGCCTGGTGGACCCGATCCTGCCGTCCATCGCCCAGGGGCTGGACGCCTCGGCGAGCCAGGTGTCGCTGCTGTTCACCTCGTACTTCCTGATCACCGCCTTCGCGATGCTGGTCACCGGCTTCGTCTCCAGCCGCATCGGCGGCCGCAGGACCCTGCTGGCCGGCCTCGCCCTCGTGATCGTCTTCGCCGCGCTCTCCGGCACCTCGTCCTCCGTCGCCGAACTGGTCGGCTTCCGGGCCGGCTGGGGCCTGGGCAACGCGCTGTTCGTCTCCACCGCCCTCGCGGTGATCGTCGGGGCGGCGGCGGGCGGCAGCGCGGCGGCGATCCTGCTGTACGAGTCGGCGCTCGGCCTCGGCATGGCGTGCGGGCCGCTGCTCGGCGCGCTGCTCGGGGACGCCAGCTGGCGCTACCCCTTCTTCGGCACGGCGGTGCTGATGGCGATCGGCTTCCTCTGCATCGCCGCGTTCCTCAAGGAGCAGCCGAAGCCCGCGCGCAGGACATCACTGCTCGACCCGGTGAAGGCGCTGGGGCACGGCGGGCTGGCCTCGGTCGCGGCCTCGGCGTTCTTCTACAACTACGCGTTCTTCACGATCCTGGCCTTCACACCGTTCGTGCTGGACATGACCCCGTACAGGTCCGGCGCGGTCTTCTTCGCCTGGGGCCTGCTGCTGGCCGTCTTCTCCGTGCTGGTCGCCCCGCGTCTCCAGCGCCGCTTCGGCTCGCTGAAGGTGCTGGGCGCCTCCCTGGTGCTGCTCGCCGCCGACCTGCTGGTCCTCGGATACGGCAGCCACGGCACGGCCGTCGTCGCCACGATCGTCTCCGGCGCGTTCATCGGCATGAACAACACCGTCTTCACCGAACTGGCCCTCGGGGTCTCGGACGCACCGCGACCGGTGGCGAGCGCCGGATACAACTTCGTCCGCTGGTTCGCGGCGGCGGCCGCCCCCTTCCTCGCCCCGAAGATCGAGGAGTGGACCGACGTCCACATCCCGTTCGTGGTGGCCGCGCTCGCCGCCCTCGTCGGAGCGGCGGTCGTGGGCGTACGGCGTACGGCGCTGACCCACGAGGCCGAGGAGCTGGAGCCGGTCCACGCGCGTGAGGACGGCGTGGCGGTCTTCGCCGACTGA
- a CDS encoding DUF3107 domain-containing protein, protein MEVKIGVQHTPREIVLESGLSAEDVESAVAAALGGKAELLSLTDDKGRKVLVPADRIAYVEIGEPTTRRVGFGTL, encoded by the coding sequence GTGGAGGTCAAGATCGGGGTGCAGCACACGCCCCGCGAGATCGTTCTGGAGAGCGGGCTTTCCGCCGAGGACGTCGAGAGCGCGGTCGCCGCGGCACTGGGCGGCAAGGCGGAGCTGCTCAGCCTCACGGACGACAAGGGCCGCAAGGTCCTGGTGCCGGCCGACCGGATCGCGTATGTGGAGATCGGTGAGCCGACCACCCGGCGGGTGGGGTTCGGGACGCTGTAG
- a CDS encoding DEAD/DEAH box helicase has translation MSPFPIQELTLPVALSGSDVIGQAKTGTGKTLGFGLPLLERVTVPADVEAGRAKPEQLTDAPQALVVVPTRELCQQVTNDLLTAGKVRNVRVLAIYGGRAYEPQVEALKKGVDVIVGTPGRLLDLAGQRKLDLSHIRGLVLDEADEMLDLGFLPDVERIITMLPPKRQTMLFSATMPGAVISLARRYMSQPTHINATSPDDEGTTVKNTVQHVYRAHNMDKPEMLSRILQADGRGLAMIFCRTKRTAADIAEQLEKRGFASGAVHGDLGQGAREQALRAFRNGKVDVLVCTDVAARGIDVEGVTHVINYQSPEDEKTYLHRIGRTGRAGAKGIAITLVDWDDIPRWQLINKALDLKFPDPPETYSTSPHLFEELGIPAGTKGVLPRADRTRAGLRAEEVEDLGETGGRGRKAAAPAPAREEREPRTRTPRQRRRTRGGSAAEEGAATVPAPSKETAPVAAVAPAGAEASEDAPRTPRRRRRTRVSAPEAVTEAAVAVAEAPVVPAPVAEAAPVTEAAPVAEPVAETAPEAKPRRRRSRAAVKPVTEETASPVAAAPAAPAPAEFQTVAVAAGVAEPVAEPKAVKPRRRTRIVKPADEVDFQIAPASEPEPEVKTRRRPARATTKAKSEPKAAVTSAEPKARAARTTKSRAKAETVEPAAIEEKITAKVASKATAKKATAKAVAAEQPAVEAPAAEADAKPRRRRATRSVTSTATQEAAVVSEAEAVVSEAAAETKPRRRRATRPAGTASATTEG, from the coding sequence ATGTCCCCCTTCCCCATCCAGGAGCTGACGCTCCCCGTCGCCCTCTCCGGCTCCGACGTCATCGGCCAGGCCAAGACCGGCACCGGCAAGACGCTCGGCTTCGGTCTCCCGCTCCTGGAGCGCGTGACCGTCCCCGCCGACGTCGAGGCGGGCCGCGCCAAGCCCGAGCAGCTGACCGACGCGCCGCAGGCGCTCGTCGTCGTCCCCACCCGCGAGCTGTGCCAGCAGGTCACCAACGACCTGCTCACGGCCGGCAAGGTCCGTAACGTCCGCGTTCTCGCGATCTACGGCGGCCGGGCGTACGAGCCCCAGGTCGAGGCCCTCAAGAAGGGCGTCGACGTGATCGTCGGCACCCCGGGCCGTCTCCTGGACCTGGCGGGCCAGCGCAAGCTCGACCTCTCCCACATCCGCGGGCTCGTCCTCGACGAGGCCGACGAGATGCTGGACCTGGGCTTCCTGCCCGACGTCGAGCGCATCATCACGATGCTGCCGCCCAAGCGTCAGACGATGCTGTTCTCGGCCACCATGCCCGGTGCCGTCATCAGCCTCGCGCGCCGCTACATGTCGCAGCCGACGCACATCAACGCCACGTCGCCCGACGACGAGGGCACGACCGTGAAGAACACGGTCCAGCACGTCTACCGCGCCCACAACATGGACAAGCCGGAGATGCTCTCCCGCATCCTCCAGGCCGACGGCCGCGGGCTCGCGATGATCTTCTGCCGTACGAAGCGCACGGCCGCCGACATCGCCGAGCAGCTGGAGAAGCGCGGCTTCGCCTCCGGCGCGGTCCACGGCGACCTCGGCCAGGGCGCCCGCGAGCAGGCGCTGCGCGCCTTCCGCAACGGCAAGGTCGACGTCCTGGTCTGCACCGACGTCGCCGCGCGCGGTATCGATGTCGAGGGTGTGACCCACGTCATCAACTACCAGTCGCCGGAGGACGAGAAGACCTACCTCCACCGCATCGGCCGCACCGGCCGCGCGGGCGCCAAGGGCATCGCGATCACGCTGGTCGACTGGGACGACATCCCGCGCTGGCAGCTGATCAACAAGGCCCTGGACCTGAAGTTCCCGGACCCGCCCGAGACGTACTCCACCTCGCCGCACCTCTTCGAGGAGCTCGGCATCCCGGCGGGCACCAAGGGTGTGCTGCCGCGCGCCGACCGGACCCGTGCCGGTCTGCGGGCGGAGGAGGTCGAGGACCTCGGCGAGACCGGCGGCCGCGGCCGCAAGGCCGCCGCGCCGGCCCCCGCCCGTGAGGAGCGCGAGCCCCGCACCCGTACGCCGCGTCAGCGTCGCCGCACCCGTGGCGGCTCCGCTGCGGAGGAGGGCGCCGCGACGGTGCCCGCACCCTCCAAGGAGACCGCCCCGGTCGCCGCGGTCGCACCGGCCGGCGCGGAGGCGTCCGAGGACGCGCCGCGCACCCCGCGCCGTCGCCGCCGTACCCGCGTCAGCGCCCCCGAGGCCGTCACCGAGGCGGCCGTGGCGGTCGCCGAGGCTCCGGTGGTTCCCGCTCCGGTGGCCGAGGCCGCGCCCGTGACCGAGGCGGCGCCCGTGGCCGAGCCGGTCGCGGAGACCGCGCCGGAGGCCAAGCCGCGTCGTCGTCGCAGCCGTGCCGCCGTGAAGCCGGTGACCGAGGAGACGGCGTCGCCCGTCGCCGCGGCTCCGGCCGCACCGGCCCCGGCCGAGTTCCAGACCGTGGCCGTCGCCGCGGGTGTCGCGGAGCCGGTCGCCGAGCCGAAGGCCGTCAAGCCGCGCCGCCGCACCCGGATCGTGAAGCCGGCCGACGAGGTCGACTTCCAGATCGCCCCGGCCTCCGAGCCGGAGCCCGAGGTGAAGACGCGTCGCCGTCCGGCCCGCGCCACGACGAAGGCCAAGTCGGAGCCGAAGGCCGCGGTCACGTCGGCCGAGCCGAAGGCCCGGGCGGCCAGGACGACGAAGTCCCGGGCGAAGGCGGAGACCGTGGAGCCCGCGGCGATCGAGGAGAAGATCACCGCGAAGGTCGCCTCGAAGGCCACCGCGAAGAAGGCCACCGCGAAGGCGGTCGCCGCCGAGCAGCCCGCCGTCGAGGCACCGGCCGCCGAGGCGGACGCCAAGCCGCGCCGCCGCCGCGCCACCCGCAGCGTCACCTCGACCGCGACCCAGGAGGCCGCCGTGGTCTCCGAGGCCGAGGCCGTGGTGAGCGAGGCCGCCGCCGAGACCAAGCCGCGCCGCCGTCGCGCCACCCGCCCGGCGGGCACGGCCTCGGCGACGACCGAGGGCTGA
- a CDS encoding MarC family protein: protein MFDVAVFGSLFLTLFVIMDPPGITPIFLALTAGRPAKVQRRMALQAVMVAFGVIAVFGLLGQQILDYLHVSVPALMIAGGLLLLLIALDLLTGKTDEPTQTKDVNVALVPLGMPLLAGPGAIVSVILAVQHADGLGGQLPVWSAIVAMHVVLWLAMRYSLVIIRVIKDGGVVLVTRLAGMMLSAIAVQQIINGVTQVIQNS from the coding sequence GTGTTCGACGTCGCTGTCTTCGGATCCCTTTTTCTCACCCTATTTGTGATCATGGACCCGCCCGGGATCACGCCGATCTTCCTCGCCCTCACCGCTGGCCGCCCCGCCAAGGTGCAGCGCAGGATGGCGCTCCAGGCGGTCATGGTCGCGTTCGGCGTGATCGCCGTCTTCGGTCTGCTCGGTCAGCAGATCCTGGACTATCTGCACGTCTCCGTGCCCGCCCTGATGATCGCGGGCGGACTCCTGCTGCTGCTCATCGCGCTCGACCTGCTGACCGGCAAGACGGACGAGCCGACGCAGACCAAGGACGTCAACGTGGCGCTCGTACCGCTGGGCATGCCGCTGCTGGCCGGGCCCGGCGCCATCGTCTCGGTCATCCTCGCGGTGCAGCACGCCGACGGCCTGGGCGGCCAGCTCCCGGTCTGGTCCGCGATCGTCGCCATGCACGTGGTGCTCTGGCTGGCCATGCGCTACTCGCTGGTCATCATCCGTGTGATCAAGGACGGCGGCGTGGTGCTGGTGACCCGGCTGGCGGGCATGATGCTCTCCGCCATCGCCGTCCAGCAGATCATCAACGGCGTCACCCAGGTCATCCAGAACTCCTGA
- a CDS encoding alpha/beta fold hydrolase: MSSTELPGVQAAAAAVAPTVSAVRVAEGERLRSVSLPGIGLNIRCRPGDRTGLPPALYVHGLGGSSQNWSALMPLLSGLVDGEAVDLPGFGDSPPPDDGNYSVTGHARAVIRLLDAEERGPVHLFGNSLGGAVATRVAAVRPDLVRTLTLISPALPEWRVQRPALPTGLLAVPGVASLFARLTKGWTAEQRTRGVMALCYGDPARVSDEAFRNAVAEMERRLELPYFWDAMTRSARGIVDAYTLGGQHGLWRQAERVLAPTQLVYGGRDQLVSYRMARRASAAFRDARLLTLPDAGHVAMMEYPEAVAQAFRELLDDCGGS; the protein is encoded by the coding sequence ATGTCTTCGACCGAGCTGCCGGGTGTCCAGGCCGCCGCCGCCGCGGTGGCCCCCACGGTCAGCGCCGTCCGGGTCGCCGAGGGCGAACGACTGCGCTCCGTGTCACTGCCGGGGATCGGCCTGAACATCCGCTGCCGGCCGGGCGACCGGACGGGACTGCCCCCCGCGCTGTACGTGCACGGGCTCGGCGGCTCGTCGCAGAACTGGTCCGCGCTGATGCCGCTGCTGTCCGGCCTGGTCGACGGCGAGGCGGTCGACCTGCCCGGATTCGGGGACTCGCCGCCGCCGGACGACGGCAACTACTCGGTGACCGGACACGCCCGTGCGGTGATCCGGCTGCTGGACGCGGAGGAGCGGGGGCCTGTGCACCTGTTCGGCAATTCGCTGGGCGGCGCCGTCGCCACCCGGGTCGCCGCCGTCCGCCCCGACCTGGTGCGCACCCTCACCCTGATCTCGCCCGCCCTGCCGGAGTGGCGGGTGCAGCGCCCCGCCCTCCCGACCGGACTCCTGGCGGTGCCGGGCGTCGCGTCCCTGTTCGCCCGGCTCACGAAGGGCTGGACGGCGGAGCAGCGGACGCGCGGAGTCATGGCACTCTGTTATGGCGATCCGGCACGGGTCTCCGACGAAGCCTTCCGCAACGCGGTGGCCGAGATGGAGCGACGGCTGGAGCTGCCGTACTTCTGGGACGCGATGACGCGTTCGGCCCGGGGCATCGTCGATGCGTACACCCTGGGCGGCCAGCACGGACTGTGGCGCCAGGCCGAGCGGGTGCTCGCACCGACCCAGCTCGTGTACGGCGGACGGGACCAGCTCGTCTCGTACCGGATGGCACGCAGGGCGTCCGCGGCCTTCCGCGACGCCCGGCTGCTGACGCTGCCCGACGCGGGGCACGTGGCGATGATGGAGTACCCGGAGGCGGTCGCCCAGGCGTTCCGGGAACTGCTGGACGATTGCGGCGGGAGCTGA
- a CDS encoding NYN domain-containing protein → MNEADSQSSGEAGLGARLDRTNELLQRMLIEVSKTPSTHAIFVDAGYVYAAAGLLVTGTEDRRSFDLDAEGLIEAFIDKARTIFADSRLLRVYWYDGARRRIHTTEQQAIAELPDVKVRLGNLNANNQQKGVDSLIRTDLESLARHRAISDAALVGGDEDLVSAVEAAQGYGARVHLWGIEAAEGRNQAEPLLWEVDSQRTFELDFCRPYVTRRPVTTYEDDSPAPSREDVRFVGAQIAAAWLAARGRESLADLLPGHPYLPGSVDQDLLVEAERLLQHSLRGHAHLRRALRDGFWQHLQAQY, encoded by the coding sequence ATGAACGAGGCGGACTCGCAGTCCAGCGGCGAAGCCGGCCTCGGCGCCCGCCTGGACCGCACCAACGAGCTGCTCCAGCGGATGCTCATCGAGGTCTCCAAGACCCCGTCGACGCACGCCATCTTCGTGGACGCCGGCTATGTGTACGCCGCGGCCGGGCTGCTCGTCACCGGCACGGAGGACCGGCGCTCCTTCGACCTCGACGCCGAAGGGCTGATCGAGGCCTTCATCGACAAGGCCCGCACGATCTTCGCGGACAGCAGGCTGCTGCGCGTCTACTGGTACGACGGAGCCCGCCGCCGCATCCACACCACCGAGCAGCAGGCCATCGCCGAACTCCCCGACGTCAAGGTGCGGCTCGGCAACCTCAACGCCAACAACCAGCAGAAGGGCGTCGACTCGCTCATCCGCACCGACCTCGAATCCCTCGCCCGGCACCGCGCGATCAGCGACGCGGCGCTCGTCGGCGGCGACGAGGACCTGGTCTCGGCGGTCGAGGCCGCCCAGGGCTACGGGGCGCGCGTGCACCTCTGGGGCATCGAGGCCGCCGAAGGACGCAACCAGGCCGAACCCCTGCTCTGGGAGGTCGACAGCCAGCGCACCTTCGAACTCGACTTCTGCCGCCCCTACGTCACGCGGCGGCCCGTCACCACGTACGAGGACGACAGCCCGGCCCCGTCCCGGGAGGACGTCCGCTTCGTCGGCGCGCAGATCGCCGCCGCCTGGCTCGCCGCCCGGGGCCGGGAGTCCCTCGCCGACCTGCTGCCAGGCCACCCCTATCTGCCGGGCTCCGTCGACCAGGACCTGCTGGTGGAGGCGGAACGCCTGCTCCAGCACTCGCTGCGCGGCCACGCGCACCTGCGACGGGCGCTCCGCGACGGCTTCTGGCAGCACCTGCAGGCGCAGTACTGA
- a CDS encoding TetR/AcrR family transcriptional regulator, whose product MTAIEQTEAARPRGTRLPRRARRNQLLGAAQEVFVAQGYHSAAMDDIAERAGVSKPVLYQHFPGKLELYLALLDQHCESLLQAVRTALASTTDNKLRVEATMDAYFAYVEDEGGAFRLVFESDLTNEPAVRERVDRVSLQCAEAISDVIAGDTGLSKDESMLLAVGLGGVSQVVARYWLSSRSTIPRDTAVQLLTSLAWRGIAGFPLHGAEQT is encoded by the coding sequence GTGACAGCCATCGAGCAGACAGAGGCGGCGCGCCCGCGGGGTACACGCCTTCCCCGCCGCGCCCGACGCAATCAGCTGCTGGGCGCCGCACAGGAGGTCTTCGTCGCGCAGGGCTACCACTCCGCCGCGATGGACGACATCGCCGAGCGGGCGGGAGTCAGCAAGCCGGTGCTCTACCAGCACTTCCCCGGAAAGCTGGAGCTCTACCTGGCCCTTCTCGACCAGCACTGCGAGTCGCTGCTCCAGGCCGTGCGCACGGCGCTGGCCTCGACGACGGACAACAAGCTGCGCGTCGAGGCGACGATGGACGCCTATTTCGCGTACGTGGAGGACGAGGGCGGCGCGTTCCGACTGGTCTTCGAGTCCGACCTGACCAACGAGCCCGCCGTGCGCGAGCGGGTCGACCGGGTGTCCCTCCAGTGCGCCGAGGCCATCTCCGACGTGATCGCCGGGGACACCGGCCTGTCCAAGGACGAGTCCATGCTGCTGGCCGTGGGCCTCGGCGGCGTCTCCCAGGTGGTGGCGCGCTACTGGCTCTCCAGCCGGTCCACCATCCCCCGCGACACGGCCGTCCAACTCCTCACCTCGCTGGCCTGGCGGGGCATCGCGGGCTTCCCGCTGCACGGCGCCGAGCAGACCTGA